From the Calditrichota bacterium genome, one window contains:
- the rplW gene encoding 50S ribosomal protein L23, giving the protein MRKLHIILRRPIVTEKMLKLQETHRQYAFEVDAEANKIAVKEAVEKKFDVTVEDVRIMNVKGKSKRMNTRRGLTRGRRANWRKAIVTLREGDTIDLFGTR; this is encoded by the coding sequence ATGAGAAAGCTGCACATTATCTTGCGCCGGCCCATAGTCACCGAGAAGATGCTCAAGCTGCAGGAGACGCATAGGCAGTACGCCTTCGAGGTCGACGCCGAGGCCAACAAGATCGCCGTCAAAGAGGCGGTGGAGAAAAAGTTCGACGTCACCGTGGAAGACGTGCGCATCATGAACGTGAAGGGCAAGAGCAAGCGGATGAACACCAGGCGTGGTCTCACCCGTGGGCGGCGCGCCAACTGGCGCAAGGCGATTGTCACCTTGCGCGAAGGCGACACCATCGACCTGTTCGGTACGCGTTAG
- the rplB gene encoding 50S ribosomal protein L2: protein MAVKTFKPVTPTLRFRTVSAFDEITETKPEKSLLAPLRKTGGRNNVGRITSRRRGGGHKRAYRLIDFKRDKLEIPARVASIQYDPNRSANVALLHYADGEKRYILAPVGLKVGDEVLSGEKPEIRIGNAMPLRNIPLGTFIHNVELKPGKGGQIARGAGTYAQLVAKEGDYGHVRLPSGEVRLIRLECRATLGQVGNVEHDSLSLGKAGASRWLGRRPKVRGVAMNPVDHPMGGGEGKSSGGRHPCSPWGQLAKGLKTRGRKPSDKLIIRRRKG from the coding sequence ATGGCAGTCAAGACGTTCAAACCGGTAACCCCGACGCTGCGGTTTCGCACGGTTTCGGCATTCGACGAAATCACCGAGACCAAGCCGGAGAAGAGCCTACTGGCTCCGCTGCGCAAGACGGGCGGCCGCAACAACGTGGGAAGGATCACTTCGCGCCGCCGTGGTGGTGGCCACAAGCGCGCTTATCGGCTCATCGATTTCAAGCGCGACAAGCTGGAAATCCCCGCGCGGGTGGCTTCCATCCAGTACGACCCGAACCGCTCGGCCAATGTGGCGCTCTTGCACTACGCAGACGGCGAGAAGCGCTACATCCTTGCGCCGGTCGGCCTCAAGGTGGGCGATGAAGTGCTCTCTGGGGAAAAGCCCGAGATCAGAATCGGCAATGCCATGCCGTTGCGTAACATCCCGCTGGGCACTTTCATCCACAATGTGGAGCTGAAGCCTGGCAAGGGCGGGCAGATCGCGCGCGGCGCGGGTACCTATGCGCAACTGGTGGCGAAGGAGGGTGACTACGGCCATGTGCGCCTTCCATCGGGCGAGGTACGGCTCATCCGCCTGGAGTGCAGAGCCACCCTCGGCCAGGTGGGCAACGTTGAGCACGATTCGCTGAGTCTGGGCAAGGCCGGCGCCTCGCGCTGGCTGGGCCGTCGCCCCAAGGTGCGCGGCGTAGCAATGAACCCTGTGGACCACCCCATGGGCGGAGGCGAGGGCAAGAGCTCTGGAGGTCGCCATCCTTGCTCGCCGTGGGGTCAATTGGCCAAAGGGTTGAAAACCCGCGGCCGGAAACCTTCTGACAAGCTCATTATCAGGAGAAGAAAAGGCTAA
- the rpsS gene encoding 30S ribosomal protein S19, which translates to MARSVKKGPYVDQKLLKKIEALNRANQKKVIKTWARRSTIPPEFVGHTLAVHNGNKFIPVFITENMVGHKLGEFAPTRTFRGHPEKAKEKATRVH; encoded by the coding sequence ATGGCGCGCTCGGTAAAGAAAGGTCCGTACGTCGACCAGAAATTGCTGAAGAAGATCGAAGCCTTGAACAGGGCCAACCAGAAGAAGGTCATCAAGACGTGGGCTCGCCGCTCCACCATTCCGCCGGAATTTGTCGGCCATACGTTGGCGGTGCACAACGGCAACAAGTTTATCCCGGTGTTCATTACCGAGAACATGGTGGGACATAAACTGGGCGAGTTCGCACCGACGAGGACTTTCCGCGGCCATCCAGAGAAGGCAAAGGAAAAGGCGACGCGCGTGCATTGA
- the rplV gene encoding 50S ribosomal protein L22 → MEGRCVAKYLRTSPRKMRQVADLIRGRGVEDALNILHFSPKAASRPLEKALRSAVANLMNSDEGAKLSPEELFVKEIQVNAGFTLRRYRAGSMGRASRIRKRTCHVAIVVADAGEKAAHA, encoded by the coding sequence ATGGAAGGACGTTGTGTGGCAAAATACTTGAGGACGTCGCCGCGAAAGATGCGCCAAGTGGCGGACTTGATCCGGGGCCGCGGCGTTGAGGATGCGCTCAACATCCTCCACTTCAGCCCCAAGGCGGCATCTCGCCCCTTGGAGAAAGCGCTGCGCTCGGCAGTGGCGAATCTCATGAACAGCGACGAGGGCGCCAAGCTCTCGCCAGAGGAACTCTTCGTCAAAGAGATCCAAGTCAATGCGGGCTTTACCCTGCGCCGCTATCGCGCGGGATCCATGGGGCGAGCAAGCAGGATTCGCAAGCGCACCTGCCACGTTGCCATCGTGGTCGCTGACGCAGGCGAAAAGGCAGCTCACGCTTAA
- the rpsC gene encoding 30S ribosomal protein S3, translating to MGQKANPIGMRVGITRTWESNWFDERDFAGKLSEDLLLRNYIRNRLQRAGVSRIEIERTAKNIKVTIHTARPGIVIGRKGAEVDKIKEELERLTKTEVHINIQEIKRPELDAYLVAENIASQLVAKVSFRKAMKRAIMSTMRMGAEGVRIVCSGRLGGAEMARTEQYREGRIPLHTFRADIDFARATARTTYGTVGVKVWICKGEVLGAKGAVEHSRD from the coding sequence TTGGGACAAAAGGCAAATCCAATTGGCATGCGCGTAGGCATCACCCGCACGTGGGAGTCGAACTGGTTTGACGAGCGGGATTTTGCCGGCAAGTTATCGGAAGACCTGTTGTTGCGCAACTACATCAGGAACCGACTCCAGCGCGCAGGTGTGTCCAGGATCGAGATCGAGCGCACCGCGAAGAACATCAAGGTCACGATTCACACGGCACGGCCAGGGATTGTGATCGGGCGCAAAGGCGCCGAGGTGGACAAGATCAAAGAAGAGCTGGAGCGGCTGACCAAGACAGAGGTTCACATAAATATTCAGGAGATCAAGCGGCCGGAGCTGGATGCCTACCTGGTGGCCGAGAATATCGCCAGTCAGCTGGTGGCCAAGGTCTCTTTTCGCAAAGCGATGAAGCGGGCCATCATGTCCACCATGCGCATGGGGGCCGAGGGAGTGCGGATCGTCTGCTCGGGAAGGCTGGGCGGCGCAGAAATGGCCCGCACCGAGCAATACCGGGAAGGGCGGATCCCTCTCCACACCTTCCGCGCGGACATCGATTTTGCCCGCGCCACTGCGCGCACGACCTACGGCACGGTGGGGGTCAAGGTGTGGATTTGCAAGGGCGAAGTCTTGGGCGCCAAGGGCGCCGTGGAACATAGTCGAGACTGA